In Sphingopyxis sp. 113P3, one DNA window encodes the following:
- a CDS encoding Rrf2 family transcriptional regulator: protein MTKDRRARTDGRLSRMLHVLLHMARQDVAFTSDQIAKMLNTNPVLVRRTMAGLREAGYVRSEKGHGGGWTLAKDLSNVSLLDIYKALGGSTIFAIGNINDNPECAVERVVNGAMNDALNEAEALLMERFEAVALSDLAQQFDEICRARGWDDNPHSV from the coding sequence ATGACCAAGGATCGCCGCGCGAGAACGGACGGCAGATTGTCCCGAATGCTCCATGTGCTGCTGCACATGGCGAGGCAGGATGTGGCGTTTACCTCCGACCAGATCGCCAAAATGCTGAACACCAACCCGGTACTTGTCCGCCGCACCATGGCGGGGCTGAGAGAAGCCGGCTATGTTCGCTCCGAGAAGGGACATGGCGGCGGCTGGACCCTTGCGAAAGATCTAAGCAATGTCTCGCTTCTCGACATCTACAAGGCGCTCGGCGGTTCGACCATCTTCGCTATCGGTAACATCAACGATAATCCGGAGTGCGCCGTCGAGCGCGTCGTGAACGGAGCAATGAACGACGCTCTCAACGAGGCTGAAGCGCTCCTCATGGAACGCTTTGAAGCCGTTGCCCTTTCAGACCTGGCACAACAATTTGATGAAATTTGCCGCGCCCGCGGCTGGGATGACAATCCTCATTCGGTTTGA
- a CDS encoding sulfite exporter TauE/SafE family protein gives MHDLFHLFLGALCGGSIGLVLGLVGGGGSILALPMMIYIIGVGNPHIAIGTSALSVSANSAMALIHHARAKTVNWSCGLIFAASGMAGALVGAKAGMAVDGQKLLLLFAVIMIVVGVSMLRNRRQDGVVDPKCDRRNAPSVLGIGTATGAMSGFFGIGGGFLIVPGLMRATRMRAIDAVGTSLLAVTAFGVTTAASYALSGLVDWSLAGAFILGGSAGATLGTRLSHRFSRSGSLLNVFAGLIFTVAAYIIFRSL, from the coding sequence ATGCATGACCTCTTCCATTTGTTTCTCGGGGCACTTTGCGGTGGCTCCATCGGACTTGTTCTCGGGCTCGTCGGCGGCGGTGGATCGATCCTCGCATTGCCGATGATGATCTACATTATCGGGGTGGGTAATCCGCATATCGCGATCGGAACGTCGGCATTGTCGGTCTCCGCGAACTCAGCGATGGCGCTTATCCATCATGCGCGTGCCAAGACTGTGAACTGGTCGTGCGGGCTTATATTCGCAGCAAGCGGAATGGCTGGAGCACTTGTGGGCGCAAAAGCTGGAATGGCCGTCGACGGACAGAAGCTTCTCCTCCTGTTCGCCGTCATCATGATCGTCGTAGGAGTGTCGATGCTCCGCAACCGGCGACAGGATGGAGTGGTCGATCCGAAGTGCGACCGTCGCAACGCTCCTTCCGTTCTGGGTATCGGGACGGCTACGGGAGCGATGTCAGGCTTTTTCGGGATTGGCGGTGGTTTTCTGATCGTACCCGGACTGATGCGCGCCACCCGGATGCGAGCGATCGATGCGGTTGGAACCAGCCTCCTTGCTGTTACCGCCTTCGGAGTAACGACCGCTGCCAGTTACGCCCTTTCGGGCTTGGTGGACTGGTCGTTGGCCGGCGCATTCATTCTCGGGGGAAGTGCGGGCGCGACTCTCGGGACCAGGCTCTCGCACCGCTTCTCTCGTTCGGGATCGCTCCTCAATGTCTTCGCGGGCCTGATTTTCACCGTCGCAGCCTACATTATTTTTCGCAGCCTCTGA
- a CDS encoding sarcosine oxidase subunit delta: MLLIQCPFCGPRPEIEFRYGSEAHISRPDDPSALDDNEWRAFLYEKSNPAGEHAERWQHVHGCRRYFNAIRNTVTDEFLTSYPAGSPRPTKGEGE; the protein is encoded by the coding sequence ATGCTTCTGATTCAATGCCCCTTTTGCGGACCTCGTCCCGAAATTGAATTTCGCTACGGTAGCGAAGCCCATATCAGCCGGCCGGACGATCCCAGTGCGCTCGACGATAATGAATGGCGCGCGTTTCTCTACGAGAAAAGCAATCCAGCCGGCGAACATGCCGAGCGGTGGCAGCATGTCCACGGTTGCAGGCGCTACTTCAACGCCATCCGCAACACGGTAACCGACGAATTCCTGACGAGCTATCCTGCCGGATCGCCTCGCCCAACCAAAGGGGAAGGCGAATGA
- a CDS encoding sarcosine oxidase subunit alpha family protein, translating into MTAFSRLQTGGRINRRTVLRFSFDGRSMTGYAGDTLASALLANGVSLVGRSFKYHRPRGVVGAGVEEPNALVEIDRGEGRREPNVQATTVELYDGLVARSQNRWPSLRFDIGAVNGLGSKLIPAGFYYKTFMWPSWAWKKLYEPNIRRAAGLGRPPVSADPDRYDVQFSHCELLIIGGGPAGLAAALAASDQDKRIILCDEGSELGGSLLRDPSARIDGLSAGKWIDKVRSILASRPNVKILTRATGFRYGTHNMVDIAERVSDHRPPAAGPELRQRWHRVRAEQVILATGAHERPVLFGRNDLPGVMLASAAQTYVARYGVRLGRRAVVLTRDDSGYSAAVTLARSGLEVCICDLRSAAPSDLKREAVAIGINVLEATRPVRAKGKSRVRSIEVQLPDGTTHRLACDVVAMAGGWTPAIHLFSQARGKTRFEETIEAYVPANSLHGIACVGACRGDFGLGTALEQGFAAGRTGADQASTQSPPRCDHRDRDYDMRNVPIALGGTASMAFVDYQNDVTTKDLRLAVREGFLSVEHFKRFTTTGMATDQGRTSNLNAMAVAGDAMGVTMGEVGITTFRPPYTPIPFGTLAGYNRGDTFVPSRRTPSHDWAVAHGAVFEDVGLWKRARYFPRDGEDMESAVRRECRATRATAGILDASTLGKIEVVGPDAAEFMNRMYVNAWSKLKVGSCRYGVLLREDGYVFDDGVVGRIADDRFHVTTTSGGAANVFNLMEDYLQTEWPYLDVWLTSTTEQWAVIAVQGPKARDILEPLVEGIDLSHEAFPHMSVREGMILGVPTRLFRVSFTGELGFEVNVPSSRGAEIWNALIAEGERHGAVPYGTEAIHVLRAEKGFIIVGQETDGTVTPDDVGLTWAIGKTKPDFVGKRSLARPDLVRPGRKQLVGLRPIGHDRVPDEGAQLIATGPASRPSSQGHVTSAYWSDAAGGPIALALLADGRARHGETIEVTTLGGPPTPWRIGEPVFFDPAGERVNA; encoded by the coding sequence ATGACCGCTTTCAGCAGATTGCAGACGGGCGGGCGGATCAATCGCCGCACGGTGCTTCGTTTCAGCTTCGACGGCCGTTCGATGACCGGATACGCCGGCGACACTCTCGCCAGCGCCTTGCTGGCAAACGGTGTCAGCCTGGTGGGTCGCTCGTTCAAATATCATCGACCGCGCGGTGTCGTCGGCGCGGGCGTCGAAGAGCCGAACGCACTGGTCGAGATCGACCGCGGCGAAGGCCGCCGCGAGCCCAATGTGCAGGCCACAACCGTCGAACTATATGACGGTCTCGTCGCGCGCAGCCAGAACCGGTGGCCGTCGCTGCGATTCGACATCGGGGCGGTCAACGGACTGGGTTCTAAGCTGATCCCGGCCGGCTTTTACTACAAGACCTTCATGTGGCCCTCCTGGGCGTGGAAGAAGCTCTACGAGCCGAACATCCGGCGGGCAGCGGGTCTTGGCCGGCCGCCGGTCAGCGCGGACCCCGATCGCTATGACGTGCAATTCAGCCACTGTGAGTTGCTGATCATCGGCGGGGGCCCGGCTGGTCTCGCCGCGGCGCTGGCGGCGAGCGACCAAGACAAACGTATCATATTGTGCGACGAAGGCAGCGAACTTGGCGGGTCGCTGCTACGCGATCCCTCCGCAAGGATCGATGGGCTCTCCGCGGGAAAATGGATCGACAAGGTCCGGAGCATCCTTGCCAGCCGCCCCAATGTCAAAATACTCACCCGCGCGACTGGCTTCCGTTACGGAACGCATAACATGGTCGACATCGCGGAACGGGTTAGCGACCATCGGCCGCCAGCGGCCGGACCGGAGCTCCGTCAGCGCTGGCACCGCGTCCGCGCCGAGCAGGTCATCCTCGCGACCGGCGCGCATGAGCGCCCGGTGCTTTTCGGCCGGAACGACCTGCCGGGGGTCATGCTCGCATCGGCGGCGCAGACCTATGTGGCTCGTTATGGCGTGCGACTTGGCCGTAGGGCCGTCGTCCTCACGCGGGATGATTCTGGTTATTCTGCGGCGGTCACCTTGGCCAGAAGCGGCCTCGAGGTCTGCATCTGTGACCTGCGTTCTGCCGCGCCGAGCGACCTCAAGCGCGAAGCCGTTGCGATCGGCATCAACGTTCTCGAAGCTACACGCCCCGTCAGGGCAAAGGGAAAATCGCGCGTCCGCTCGATCGAAGTCCAGCTCCCGGACGGGACAACCCATAGGCTCGCATGCGACGTCGTGGCGATGGCGGGTGGTTGGACGCCCGCGATCCATCTGTTCTCGCAAGCCCGCGGCAAAACCCGGTTCGAGGAAACCATCGAGGCCTATGTGCCGGCAAATTCGCTTCACGGTATTGCGTGCGTCGGCGCCTGCCGGGGGGATTTCGGTCTGGGCACAGCGCTGGAGCAGGGCTTCGCCGCTGGCCGCACCGGAGCCGATCAGGCATCGACGCAGTCTCCACCACGGTGTGACCACCGGGACAGGGATTATGACATGCGGAATGTCCCGATCGCACTGGGCGGCACGGCGTCGATGGCGTTTGTCGATTATCAGAATGATGTGACGACGAAGGACCTGCGCCTTGCGGTTCGGGAAGGATTCCTGTCGGTCGAGCATTTCAAGCGCTTCACCACGACCGGGATGGCTACCGATCAGGGCCGGACGTCAAACCTGAACGCCATGGCAGTCGCAGGCGACGCGATGGGCGTCACGATGGGGGAAGTGGGAATTACCACCTTTCGCCCTCCCTACACCCCGATCCCGTTCGGGACATTGGCCGGGTATAATCGCGGCGACACCTTCGTACCTTCGCGGCGAACCCCTTCGCATGATTGGGCCGTAGCTCATGGTGCCGTGTTCGAGGATGTCGGCCTGTGGAAGCGCGCGCGTTACTTTCCGCGGGATGGCGAAGACATGGAAAGCGCCGTCCGGCGCGAATGCCGGGCTACGCGCGCCACGGCCGGCATTCTGGATGCTTCAACGCTCGGCAAGATCGAGGTCGTCGGCCCGGATGCCGCCGAATTCATGAACCGGATGTATGTCAACGCGTGGTCCAAGCTGAAAGTCGGATCATGTCGCTACGGCGTGCTGCTGCGTGAAGATGGCTATGTGTTCGATGATGGCGTCGTAGGCCGCATTGCAGATGATCGTTTTCACGTTACCACCACCTCGGGCGGCGCAGCCAATGTCTTCAACCTGATGGAGGACTATCTCCAGACCGAGTGGCCCTATCTCGATGTATGGCTGACCTCGACGACCGAGCAATGGGCGGTTATCGCGGTACAAGGCCCAAAAGCCAGGGACATTCTCGAACCGCTGGTAGAAGGCATCGACCTCTCTCACGAGGCCTTTCCGCACATGTCTGTCCGCGAGGGTATGATCCTGGGCGTTCCTACGCGCCTGTTCCGCGTGAGCTTCACGGGCGAACTCGGCTTCGAGGTCAATGTCCCCTCCTCGCGCGGTGCAGAGATCTGGAATGCTCTCATCGCCGAAGGCGAACGGCATGGCGCCGTACCCTATGGAACCGAGGCCATTCACGTTCTTCGCGCCGAGAAGGGTTTCATCATCGTGGGCCAGGAAACGGACGGCACGGTGACGCCGGACGACGTCGGGCTCACTTGGGCGATCGGGAAAACCAAACCCGATTTCGTTGGCAAGCGATCGCTGGCTCGCCCTGATCTCGTACGACCGGGGCGCAAGCAATTGGTCGGTCTACGGCCGATCGGCCATGACCGTGTCCCGGACGAGGGAGCTCAACTCATCGCAACCGGCCCGGCATCTCGCCCCTCGTCGCAGGGCCATGTCACCTCGGCTTATTGGAGCGACGCCGCCGGCGGGCCGATCGCCCTGGCTTTGCTCGCCGATGGCCGCGCGCGTCATGGCGAAACCATTGAGGTTACGACGCTCGGCGGTCCCCCGACCCCTTGGCGCATTGGTGAGCCGGTATTTTTCGATCCCGCAGGAGAGCGCGTCAATGCTTGA
- a CDS encoding sarcosine oxidase subunit beta family protein produces MKFSALTLLRGAMSGQTCYPRQWRKASPRPSYDIIIIGGGGHGLATAYYLAAVHGVTNVAVLEKSWIGGGNTGRNTTIIRSNYLFDESAALYNHALKLWANLSQDINYNVMFSPRGILMLAHTVHDVQSSKRHVHANSVNGVDNAWLTREEVAEFCPALNMSTSARYPIMGGALQRSGGTARHDAVAWGYARAADARGVDIIENCAVTGIVRNEAGAVTGVDTTRGFIGANKVGIVAAGRSSNVAAMAGLRLPIESYPLQALVSEPVKPVLDCVVMSNSVHGYISQSDKGELVIGAGSDAYVSYSQMGSAHVATQAIEAVCELFPQFARMRMMRNWGGIVDLTPDRSPIIGKTSVPGLFLNCGWGTGGFKATPGSGHVFAHTLATGEPHPIAAPFSLERFTSGNLINEAAAAAVAH; encoded by the coding sequence ATGAAATTCTCTGCCCTAACTCTTCTTCGCGGCGCGATGAGCGGCCAGACCTGCTATCCTCGCCAATGGCGCAAAGCGTCGCCTCGCCCGAGCTATGATATCATCATCATCGGCGGCGGCGGCCATGGTCTGGCGACAGCTTATTATCTTGCCGCAGTTCATGGCGTCACAAATGTCGCGGTCCTCGAGAAGTCGTGGATCGGCGGCGGAAACACGGGCCGAAACACCACCATCATTCGCTCGAATTATCTCTTCGACGAAAGCGCTGCTCTTTATAATCACGCTCTGAAGCTCTGGGCGAACCTGAGCCAGGACATCAACTACAATGTGATGTTCAGCCCGCGTGGTATCCTCATGCTGGCCCACACGGTCCATGACGTTCAGTCAAGCAAGCGCCACGTTCACGCGAATTCGGTCAACGGCGTCGACAATGCCTGGCTCACGCGCGAAGAGGTGGCAGAGTTTTGCCCGGCCCTCAACATGTCGACGAGTGCTCGCTATCCAATCATGGGCGGCGCGCTCCAGCGCAGTGGCGGTACGGCGCGACATGATGCCGTCGCGTGGGGTTATGCCCGCGCCGCGGACGCCCGAGGCGTCGATATCATCGAAAATTGCGCAGTTACCGGCATCGTTCGAAACGAAGCCGGAGCGGTCACGGGTGTCGACACCACCCGCGGATTCATTGGCGCCAACAAGGTCGGGATCGTCGCAGCCGGACGCAGTTCCAACGTCGCAGCTATGGCCGGCTTGCGCTTGCCGATCGAAAGCTATCCGCTGCAGGCGTTGGTATCCGAGCCGGTAAAGCCGGTGCTGGATTGCGTGGTCATGTCCAACTCGGTGCATGGCTATATCAGCCAGTCCGATAAGGGCGAACTGGTCATAGGCGCCGGCTCTGACGCCTATGTCAGCTACAGCCAGATGGGAAGCGCGCACGTCGCCACGCAGGCGATCGAGGCCGTATGCGAGCTATTTCCACAATTTGCCCGGATGCGGATGATGCGCAATTGGGGCGGGATCGTAGACCTGACTCCGGACCGGTCCCCGATCATCGGCAAAACATCAGTGCCCGGTTTGTTTCTCAACTGCGGATGGGGAACGGGCGGCTTCAAGGCTACGCCAGGTTCGGGACATGTTTTCGCGCACACGCTCGCCACTGGTGAACCCCATCCGATCGCGGCGCCTTTTTCATTAGAGCGCTTCACCTCCGGCAACCTCATCAACGAGGCGGCAGCTGCCGCCGTGGCCCACTGA
- a CDS encoding NAD(P)/FAD-dependent oxidoreductase — protein MQYDAAVIGGSFAGLSAAMQLARARRKVLVIDAGLPRNRFAKTSHGFLGQDGRAPQEIVDIGRSQLLAYPTAQIIHAEASAVAQSEQAFSIELSNGQKISAARLVLATGVKDELPQIAGLEDRWGATVLHCPYCHGYEVADRRIGVLGSGPGSIHQAALVADWGPVTLFTMGVVQPSPEDLALLAKRNVQIENAPIVELVGAAPEMEAVRLQDGRVLPLGALFLMPRTRFVSDLALRLGCSTEEGPMGPYLKVDERKQTSVANLFAAGDVAAPMPNATLAAAAGVLAGGAAHQSLIFG, from the coding sequence ATGCAATATGATGCTGCCGTTATCGGTGGAAGTTTCGCGGGCCTGTCCGCCGCAATGCAGCTCGCGCGCGCGCGCCGCAAGGTCCTCGTGATTGATGCCGGCCTTCCGCGAAATCGCTTTGCCAAGACATCCCACGGCTTCCTCGGCCAAGACGGCCGAGCACCGCAGGAAATTGTCGATATCGGTCGCAGCCAGCTTCTTGCCTATCCGACGGCTCAAATCATTCACGCGGAAGCGTCGGCGGTCGCCCAATCCGAGCAGGCCTTCAGTATCGAATTATCGAACGGTCAGAAGATTAGTGCAGCCCGGCTGGTGCTGGCGACCGGGGTCAAGGATGAATTGCCGCAGATAGCCGGCCTGGAGGATCGCTGGGGTGCCACCGTCCTCCATTGTCCATATTGTCACGGCTATGAGGTGGCAGACCGCCGGATCGGCGTGCTCGGCTCAGGGCCCGGATCGATTCACCAGGCTGCGCTCGTCGCGGACTGGGGACCAGTGACGCTCTTCACAATGGGCGTTGTCCAGCCATCGCCAGAGGACCTAGCCCTGCTTGCGAAGCGAAACGTGCAAATCGAAAATGCGCCTATCGTGGAGCTTGTGGGAGCCGCGCCCGAGATGGAAGCGGTACGGTTGCAGGATGGTCGCGTCCTGCCGCTCGGAGCATTGTTCCTTATGCCGCGAACGCGCTTTGTCAGCGATCTGGCGCTCCGGCTCGGATGTTCGACGGAGGAGGGGCCAATGGGTCCCTACCTCAAGGTTGACGAGCGAAAACAGACCAGCGTGGCGAATCTGTTCGCTGCCGGCGACGTCGCAGCGCCCATGCCGAATGCTACCCTCGCAGCAGCTGCCGGCGTTCTCGCCGGGGGAGCAGCGCATCAGTCGCTGATCTTCGGATAA
- a CDS encoding IS701 family transposase, whose product MSEDWRNDLEVWLTPFLSALRHKARKRVCPAYIAGLIGPGDRKSVQPMAARDGEFGYDQLHHFVADGVWDSAPLEAVLLKEADRLVGDEAGYLVIDDTALPKKGRHSVGVAAQYASSLGKTSNCQSLVSVTLASGEVPVMVGLRLFLPESWTDDAPRMERARVPQERQVARTKPEIAIEEIDRVIASGTRFGCVLADAGYGASGPFRQALSERGLRWAVGMSRRQNVYPADTGLIFPEAATGRRRKYHVPDRTAVSAEKMLGEEKWKKISWRRGTKGKLTCKFAACRVRVADGHRHRMSDGRVQAMPSEEEVWLVGERRESGEQKYYLSNLPADTPIKALAGAIKARWICEQAHQQLKEELGLDHFEGRSWTGLHRHALMTMIAYAFLQSRRLSAAGRKKKKLGTAAATDHACRQAGDNQPLRKTATDDLPSLQ is encoded by the coding sequence ATGTCAGAGGATTGGCGCAATGATCTTGAGGTTTGGCTGACGCCATTTTTGTCGGCGTTGCGGCACAAGGCGCGGAAGCGTGTGTGCCCGGCCTATATCGCGGGATTGATCGGCCCCGGTGACCGCAAGAGCGTGCAGCCGATGGCGGCTCGTGATGGTGAGTTTGGCTACGACCAACTGCATCATTTCGTCGCGGACGGGGTGTGGGATAGTGCGCCGCTCGAGGCTGTTCTTCTGAAGGAAGCCGATCGTCTGGTTGGAGACGAAGCGGGATATCTGGTCATTGACGATACTGCCTTGCCGAAGAAGGGCCGTCATTCGGTCGGCGTGGCTGCGCAATACGCCTCCTCCCTTGGCAAGACCTCGAACTGCCAATCCCTCGTTTCGGTGACGCTAGCGTCCGGGGAGGTTCCGGTGATGGTGGGCCTGCGGCTCTTTTTGCCTGAAAGCTGGACGGACGACGCCCCCCGCATGGAGCGCGCCCGTGTCCCCCAGGAGCGACAAGTCGCTCGCACAAAGCCGGAGATCGCTATCGAGGAGATCGATCGGGTCATTGCCTCGGGCACTCGGTTCGGCTGCGTTCTAGCCGACGCCGGCTACGGGGCGAGCGGCCCCTTCCGCCAGGCTCTGAGCGAGCGTGGTTTGCGGTGGGCGGTGGGCATGTCACGGCGTCAGAATGTCTATCCGGCAGACACCGGGCTGATCTTTCCCGAGGCAGCAACAGGCAGGCGCCGCAAATATCACGTCCCCGACCGCACCGCCGTTTCTGCCGAAAAGATGCTGGGAGAAGAAAAATGGAAGAAAATCAGCTGGCGACGCGGGACCAAAGGCAAGCTGACCTGTAAATTTGCGGCATGCCGCGTCCGGGTGGCCGATGGCCACAGGCACCGCATGAGTGACGGGCGGGTCCAGGCCATGCCCAGCGAGGAGGAAGTCTGGCTGGTGGGGGAACGGCGCGAAAGCGGAGAGCAAAAATACTATCTCTCGAACTTGCCAGCCGACACGCCGATCAAGGCGCTCGCCGGTGCCATCAAGGCGCGGTGGATCTGCGAGCAGGCGCATCAGCAGCTGAAGGAGGAACTCGGTCTCGACCACTTTGAGGGCCGATCATGGACCGGACTACACCGACACGCGCTGATGACGATGATCGCCTATGCCTTTCTTCAGTCCCGCCGTCTAAGCGCAGCGGGGCGGAAAAAAAAGAAACTCGGGACCGCCGCCGCAACCGACCATGCCTGCCGTCAGGCAGGCGATAATCAACCTCTTCGCAAGACCGCCACCGACGATCTGCCCTCACTGCAATAA